Proteins encoded in a region of the Salminus brasiliensis chromosome 2, fSalBra1.hap2, whole genome shotgun sequence genome:
- the cmasb gene encoding N-acylneuraminate cytidylyltransferase B, whose product MKPEDSQNQDTSKGKHLHKAALILARGGSKGIPLKNIKVLAGVPLIGWVLRAALDTELLDSVWVSTDHDEIERVAKLWGAQVIRRSPEVSKDSSSSLDTIQEFLKLRPEVDIVCHIQATSPCLHPYHIMEALKMILEEGYNYVFAAVRRYQFRWTQMKKEEGKDPVPLNININKRPRRQDWPGEICENGSFYFSKREILENGFKECGRTAYYEMLPEHSVDIDVDIDWPVAQERVLRFGYFGRDKPGEFKLLLCSVSGCLTDGQIFTSVSGEEMVSTHTRDLIAIRMLQSENIEVILISSSEDPIPKALAEKLAQRAGCTLRHGVERKQPEVEHLLKERGLQWRDVAFLGTDMQDVECLSNAGLSGVPPHAPAAAVIAAKYTCHSPAGHGALWEFADHVLLLKKKATSKADEERIDRINF is encoded by the exons ATGAAACCAGAAGACAGTCAAAATCAAGATACTTCCAAAGGGAAACATCTCCATAAAGCAGCGCTTATCCTGGCTAGGGGAGGAAGCAAAGGAATCCCCCTGAAGAACATCAAGGTCCTGGCTGGAGTTCCTCTGATTGGATGGGTTCTGAGAGCAGCCCTGGACACAGAGCTCCTGGACAG TGTGTGGGTGTCTACAGACCATGATGAGATTGAGAGAGTGGCCAAACTCTGGGGAGCTCAGGTGATTCGCCGGAGTCCTGAGGTCTCCAAAGATTCCTCCAGCTCGCTTGACACAATCCAGGAGTTCCTCAAACTGAGGCCAG AGGTGGACATTGTGTGCCATATCCAGGCCACGTCTCCATGTCTGCACCCATACCATATCATGGAAGCATTAAAGATGATTCTTGAGGAGGGCTACAACTACGTGTTTGCTGCGGTTCGGAGGTATCAGTTCCGTTGGACCCAGATGAAGAAAGAAG AGGGTAAGGACCCCGTCCCTcttaacataaacataaacaagagGCCCCGGCGGCAGGACTGGCCCGGAGAGATCTGTGAGAATGGATCCTTCTACTTCTCCAAGAGAGAAATCCTAGAGAATGGCTTTAAGGAG TGTGGGAGAACGGCATACTATGAGATGCTTCCTGAGCACAGTGTGGATATTGATGTGGACATAGACTGGCCAGTAGCACAAGAGAGGGTTCTCAG GTTTGGTTACTTCGGACGAGACAAGCCAGGAGAGTTCAAGCTGCTcctctgctctgtgtctggctgtctgactGATGGACAGATATTCACTTCGGTCTCTGGAGAAGAGATGGTGTCCACCCACACACGCGACCTCATTGCCATACGCATGCTGCAGAGTGAGAACATAGAG GTGATCCTGATCTCTTCTAGTGAAGACCCGATACCTAAGGCCCTGGCAGAGAAGCTTGCTCAGCGTGCAGGCTGCACCCTCAGGCACGGAGTGGAGCGTAAGCAGCCTGAGGTAGAGCACCTGCTGAAGGAGAGAGGGTTGCAGTGGAGAGATGTGGCCTTCCTAG GTACAGACATGCAGGATGTGGAGTGCCTGTCAAATGCCGGCCTGAGTGGAGTCCCTCCACACGCCCCTGCTGCTGCAGTCATTGCGGCCAAGTACACCTGCCACAGTCCTGCAGGCCACGGAGCACTATGGGAGTTTGCAGACCACGTCTTACTGCTCAAGAAGAAGGCCACTTCCAAAGCAGATGAAGAGCGCATTGACAGAATTAATTTTTAA